The Exiguobacterium acetylicum genome includes a window with the following:
- a CDS encoding low molecular weight protein arginine phosphatase, with amino-acid sequence MSTRRVLFICTGNTCRSPMAMALLRSKVADQEFDVRSAGLRSMQGFDASENALQVLRERGIELEHYTQVFDDVLGRWSDIILTMTRQHKQEVGERYPELKERTFTLYEYVTGLERDINDPYGGSMNVYRQVRNELEPLVNRLVLKLTQNGNGRKAPDTRKLPKKQPKQTGE; translated from the coding sequence ATGAGCACACGTCGCGTTTTATTCATCTGTACAGGAAATACATGCCGTAGCCCGATGGCGATGGCGTTACTACGCTCGAAAGTCGCTGATCAGGAATTTGACGTCCGTTCAGCAGGACTACGTTCGATGCAAGGATTCGATGCGTCCGAGAATGCATTACAAGTGTTACGCGAGCGCGGGATCGAACTCGAGCACTATACGCAAGTCTTTGATGATGTACTCGGACGTTGGTCCGACATCATCTTGACGATGACGCGTCAGCACAAGCAGGAAGTCGGTGAACGCTATCCGGAACTGAAGGAACGGACGTTCACCTTATATGAATACGTGACAGGGCTTGAACGGGACATCAACGATCCGTACGGCGGATCGATGAACGTCTACCGGCAAGTACGCAATGAACTCGAACCCCTCGTCAACCGTCTTGTGTTAAAATTGACGCAGAACGGAAACGGAAGAAAAGCTCCGGATACACGGAAACTTCCGAAAAAACAACCTAAACAAACGGGGGAATAG
- a CDS encoding L-threonylcarbamoyladenylate synthase → MKTEMIDLQTMDEAVRLLQEGEVVAMPTETVYGLAGDATNEAAVRRIFAAKGRPSDNPLIVHVASVEQAHQFVTHIPDVAARLMEAFWPGALTIILESNGTASTLVTAGLDTIGLRMPDHPLALQLIEATGLGLAAPSANRSGKPSPTSSAHVAHDLSGRIAAIVDGGETGIGVESTVIDCTMMPPAILRPGGVTREQIETIIGPVTLDPALSMKDVTPKAPGMKYTHYAPEATLSVVEGDLSFLQQLIDDARQTGHKTGVLLFDGEDVDADVRCSLGNSMETAAQRLYDCLRRFDQTTVDQIFVRDLSEEGVGLAVRNRLHKAAGGRVIRP, encoded by the coding sequence GTGAAGACGGAAATGATTGACTTACAGACAATGGATGAAGCAGTAAGGTTGTTGCAGGAAGGAGAGGTCGTAGCGATGCCGACCGAGACCGTCTATGGTCTCGCAGGGGACGCCACGAACGAAGCGGCTGTTCGGCGAATCTTCGCCGCGAAGGGTCGACCTTCCGACAATCCGTTGATTGTCCATGTCGCATCCGTAGAACAGGCACATCAGTTCGTCACGCACATTCCAGATGTCGCGGCTCGTTTGATGGAGGCGTTTTGGCCAGGAGCCTTGACGATCATCCTCGAATCGAACGGCACCGCATCCACACTCGTCACAGCAGGACTAGATACGATCGGATTACGGATGCCAGACCATCCACTCGCGCTTCAGTTAATTGAGGCGACAGGGTTGGGTCTCGCAGCACCGAGTGCAAACCGTTCCGGAAAACCTTCACCGACGTCATCTGCGCACGTCGCGCATGACCTCTCGGGACGCATCGCTGCGATCGTCGATGGAGGGGAAACGGGCATCGGGGTCGAATCGACTGTCATCGATTGTACGATGATGCCGCCGGCGATTTTACGACCGGGTGGCGTGACACGCGAACAAATCGAGACAATCATCGGCCCTGTCACACTCGATCCTGCCTTATCGATGAAAGATGTTACACCGAAGGCACCCGGGATGAAATATACCCACTATGCGCCGGAAGCAACACTGTCCGTCGTCGAGGGGGATCTCTCATTCTTACAGCAACTCATCGATGATGCACGACAAACCGGACACAAGACGGGCGTTCTTTTGTTTGATGGGGAGGACGTCGACGCAGATGTTCGCTGCTCCCTTGGTAATTCGATGGAGACGGCGGCACAACGTCTTTACGATTGTTTACGGCGATTTGATCAGACGACGGTGGATCAGATTTTTGTACGAGACCTATCAGAAGAAGGGGTGGGGCTTGCGGTCCGCAACCGCCTCCATAAAGCAGCAGGTGGTCGGGTCATTCGCCCTTGA
- the prmC gene encoding peptide chain release factor N(5)-glutamine methyltransferase yields MRIAKRLNDAKTMMEQAGREGSSAEWLLMHVLEVDRTGLLVRLSDELTPEQHLRFSEYLLAHVHGVPVQHLIGYQPFYGRDFSVTPDVLIPRPETEELIVFVTERLKDETFTTGQIVDIGTGSGAIGITLALELEQPVTTVDISPAAIAVAKQNQAVLGGDVTFLEGDLLAPLADNSVRVLVSNPPYIEEEELLSEVVFDHEPHLALFGGKDGLVFYRRLVEESGRVLRDDFRLIAFEIGHNQGPEVQMMLKERYPNAETGILKDINGKDRIVYAERKDCTA; encoded by the coding sequence ATGCGGATCGCAAAACGACTAAATGATGCAAAAACGATGATGGAACAAGCAGGACGAGAGGGTTCGAGTGCCGAATGGTTACTCATGCACGTCTTAGAAGTCGACCGGACGGGACTCCTTGTCCGTTTATCGGATGAATTGACACCAGAGCAGCATTTACGGTTCAGTGAATACTTGCTCGCTCACGTTCACGGGGTTCCCGTTCAGCATCTAATCGGGTATCAGCCCTTTTATGGACGGGACTTCAGTGTCACACCGGATGTCTTGATTCCACGACCGGAAACGGAAGAATTGATTGTCTTCGTCACGGAGCGTCTGAAAGATGAGACGTTCACGACAGGACAGATCGTTGATATCGGAACGGGGAGTGGCGCGATCGGAATCACGCTTGCGCTTGAACTCGAACAACCGGTCACGACCGTCGATATTTCACCAGCTGCAATCGCGGTCGCAAAACAAAATCAAGCAGTGCTTGGTGGAGACGTGACATTCCTTGAAGGAGACTTGCTAGCACCGCTCGCGGATAATTCCGTGCGGGTGCTCGTCTCGAATCCGCCTTATATCGAGGAAGAAGAATTACTCAGTGAGGTCGTATTCGACCATGAACCACATCTCGCCCTGTTCGGAGGTAAGGACGGTCTTGTCTTTTACCGACGTCTCGTCGAAGAGAGTGGACGGGTCCTACGCGATGATTTCCGACTGATTGCGTTTGAAATTGGACACAATCAAGGACCAGAAGTGCAAATGATGTTAAAAGAACGTTATCCAAATGCGGAAACGGGTATTTTAAAAGATATAAACGGTAAAGACCGTATCGTGTATGCGGAACGAAAGGATTGTACAGCGTGA
- the prfA gene encoding peptide chain release factor 1 produces MLDRLSALEDRYEKLNDMLADPAIINDTNQLREVSKEQAQLAPTVETYRVYREKMEAYQEARQMLTDPEMRDLAKEEVAMLEPEIKELEAKLKALLLPKDPNDDKNVIVEIRGAAGGDEAALFAGDLFKMYSKFAEKQSWKIEIIDASYTELGGYKEIIFIVKGTGAYSKLKYENGAHRVQRVPSTESGGRIHTSTATVAVLPEAEDVEVEIHDKDVRVDTFTSSGPGGQSVNTTQSAVRVTHVPTGIVASCQDEKSQIKNKEKAMKVLRARVYDKIQREQQAEYDEKRKSAVGTGDRSERIRTYNFAQNRVTDHRIGLTIQKLDRILQGEMDEVIDTLVMEHQARASEAAN; encoded by the coding sequence ATGTTGGATCGATTGAGTGCCTTAGAGGACCGTTATGAAAAACTGAATGATATGTTGGCTGATCCAGCCATCATTAATGATACGAATCAATTGCGTGAGGTCTCAAAAGAGCAGGCACAACTTGCTCCGACTGTTGAGACGTATCGCGTCTATCGTGAGAAGATGGAGGCTTATCAAGAGGCACGTCAAATGTTGACGGATCCGGAGATGCGCGACCTTGCAAAGGAAGAAGTCGCGATGCTTGAGCCGGAGATCAAAGAACTCGAAGCTAAGCTGAAGGCTTTATTATTACCGAAGGATCCGAACGATGATAAGAACGTTATCGTCGAGATTCGTGGTGCGGCAGGGGGAGATGAGGCAGCCTTGTTTGCCGGGGATCTTTTTAAGATGTACTCGAAGTTCGCGGAGAAACAGAGCTGGAAGATTGAGATCATCGATGCGAGCTATACCGAACTCGGTGGCTACAAAGAGATCATCTTCATCGTCAAAGGAACGGGCGCCTACTCGAAGCTGAAATACGAGAACGGGGCACACCGCGTGCAACGTGTCCCGTCGACGGAATCCGGCGGACGGATTCATACATCGACCGCAACGGTTGCGGTGTTACCGGAAGCAGAAGACGTCGAAGTCGAAATCCACGACAAAGATGTCCGGGTCGATACATTCACGTCGAGTGGCCCAGGTGGACAGTCCGTCAATACGACACAGTCCGCTGTCCGTGTCACGCACGTGCCGACAGGGATCGTCGCGAGCTGTCAGGATGAGAAGTCGCAAATCAAGAACAAGGAAAAAGCGATGAAGGTCTTGCGTGCGCGCGTCTACGATAAAATTCAACGCGAGCAGCAAGCTGAATACGATGAGAAACGGAAATCGGCTGTTGGAACGGGTGACCGTTCGGAACGCATCCGAACGTACAATTTCGCCCAAAATCGCGTGACGGACCATCGCATCGGATTGACGATTCAAAAGCTTGACCGAATCTTGCAAGGCGAGATGGATGAAGTCATCGATACGCTCGTCATGGAACATCAGGCGCGGGCATCGGAGGCGGCAAACTGA
- a CDS encoding GntR family transcriptional regulator, which yields MFTVDPKSPLPIYEQLVTQIIRSIARGLLRSGEQMPSVRELAGTLLVNPNTVSRAYQELESRNFIVTMRGKGSFISDIPLSEVKQAAIQDPLIRLCSVADELSISNEELYQLILHIREDSSC from the coding sequence ATGTTCACCGTCGATCCGAAAAGTCCGTTACCGATTTACGAACAGTTGGTGACGCAAATCATCCGCTCGATTGCCCGTGGTCTACTCCGCTCTGGCGAACAGATGCCATCTGTCCGTGAACTTGCCGGTACACTCCTTGTCAATCCGAATACTGTCTCCCGTGCTTATCAGGAACTCGAGAGCCGCAACTTCATCGTCACGATGCGCGGCAAAGGCTCCTTCATCTCAGACATCCCCCTCAGTGAAGTCAAACAAGCCGCTATTCAAGATCCACTCATCCGACTTTGTTCCGTCGCCGACGAACTCTCTATTTCAAACGAAGAACTCTATCAACTCATCTTACACATAAGGGAGGATTCCTCATGTTGA
- a CDS encoding ABC transporter ATP-binding protein: MLIVSHLTKQIDRTMIYENASFTLPAGTITALIGRNGAGKTTLLKTLVGALEPTRGKVEWNGESIHHVPKTREHLFLVPDSVSVYRQMTLGELINFYHAFYPNFEKTYIENYCRSSNLDRGRRVTSLSKGQAQLFLLQLAFATNAPVLLLDEPTDGLDRINKRDYLKQLVSLLAERQTAVLIASHQLEELDSLADRVMTIEKHLVREPKALDDAKASMQKWQVVYEDVPELGHADLHVLSQTGRVVTLLVLSDAGAQYLETTNPLLKDALPVQMEDYFLGTFGGKRHG; this comes from the coding sequence ATGTTGATCGTTTCTCATTTAACGAAACAAATTGACCGTACCATGATTTATGAAAATGCATCCTTCACCCTTCCAGCAGGAACGATTACTGCCTTGATCGGTCGTAATGGCGCCGGAAAAACGACATTACTCAAAACACTCGTCGGTGCCCTTGAGCCGACACGCGGAAAGGTCGAATGGAACGGCGAGTCGATCCACCACGTCCCAAAGACGCGGGAACACCTCTTTCTCGTTCCAGACTCCGTCTCCGTCTACCGTCAGATGACGCTCGGTGAATTGATCAACTTCTATCACGCGTTCTATCCGAACTTCGAGAAGACGTATATCGAAAACTATTGTCGCTCCTCGAATCTCGATCGTGGACGTCGCGTGACGTCCTTATCGAAAGGACAAGCACAATTGTTCCTTCTCCAACTCGCGTTTGCGACGAATGCACCTGTCTTATTGCTCGATGAACCGACCGATGGACTTGACCGGATTAATAAACGTGATTACTTAAAACAACTCGTCTCGTTGCTCGCGGAGCGCCAAACTGCCGTCTTGATTGCCTCACACCAACTTGAGGAACTTGATTCACTCGCTGATCGCGTCATGACGATCGAAAAACACCTCGTCCGCGAACCGAAGGCACTCGATGATGCCAAAGCTAGCATGCAGAAGTGGCAAGTCGTCTATGAAGATGTTCCAGAGCTCGGTCATGCCGATCTCCACGTCTTATCCCAAACCGGTCGGGTCGTGACATTGCTCGTCTTATCCGATGCAGGCGCGCAGTATCTTGAAACGACGAATCCTCTATTAAAGGATGCTTTGCCGGTGCAGATGGAAGATTACTTCTTAGGGACATTTGGAGGGAAACGACATGGTTAA
- a CDS encoding sensor domain-containing protein: MPLKKGLSTLFSPKKSSSNVLSTTSIDANFIEHHPDAVYTLDLSGVTTSLNEKTTLLLGYTKHDLLRHKNDFIHPDDHTIANEYFQEVLQGKSVNYIVRVRHASGHYLEMLIANIPIFDQGLIVGAYGIARDITQTRLLKSKVESITFDHQLVESLPGIATATFNQAGYLLRFSHSFGQLLGISNRQLDRFDKKSILRLIHPENLDAFQAYLDILRFQQTTEPLEIETRVLHSQDGYQDVFCRCAYRNPEDGENAEITCAIYNLSDHKQLDQQLHDERHKLSTFQQVATSAIYRFNLLDQKIDFSTQGFENLFKGLLSEYKTRPIEWLQNIVVSEDQTKLESAHARILTGHDVEIAYRIRTNDSLFWILENRTPLRDEMNRIIAYQSVVQDITQLKHQEERIFQLAMHDPVTGLPNRALVLEQLQHWIDTYECFSVFTVSYNLLRSINHDFGYKIGDRWLTQTATRLLNHLSKETYVGHLYGDEYIVLLPHLVSESDIQTICQTFLRSSKEKIAVDSYEWYPSMTIGVSRYPEDASQPDELIKAANIALGRANTNSYSVYSSTYNIETYRRHQLQNSLRTAIRRDELFLEYQPKVNAWSGIIVGAEALVRWQHPEWGRIPPNDFIPLSEESDMHILIADWVLEETCRSINQWVLAGLPAVPVSINVSPKRLMYGNFAETVKETLRRFDVSPGMLEIEILETDVLFDNTKIHQSLQMLSAMGIRIALDDFGKGYSSISYLQQYPIDTIKIDRQFATSLAHDKKTQSVVRSVLFMANEFGMDVIAEGVETMEQLHYLRQLDCTTIQGYLFSRPLPKGEFESVLKERQVSAIEAMSVTANQLTVTAAITIHRLKGKQIHVGYTDILISKGTLHSVSFYSSLHLPINEEIELALKINDHILIIQPTQAFELENGLTEYECSFMDMKESHYIFEAMQGLKQR, translated from the coding sequence TTGCCGCTAAAAAAAGGATTATCAACACTTTTTTCTCCAAAAAAATCCTCTTCTAATGTACTGTCCACAACATCGATTGATGCAAACTTCATCGAACATCATCCGGACGCTGTTTATACATTAGATCTTTCAGGCGTCACTACGAGTCTGAATGAAAAAACAACGTTGTTACTTGGTTATACAAAACATGATTTGTTACGCCACAAGAATGATTTCATTCATCCTGATGATCACACCATTGCAAACGAATATTTCCAAGAAGTCTTACAAGGAAAAAGCGTCAACTACATCGTTCGTGTTCGTCACGCATCTGGTCATTACCTAGAGATGCTCATTGCTAACATTCCAATTTTTGATCAGGGACTCATCGTCGGGGCTTACGGTATTGCTCGAGATATCACCCAAACACGTTTACTGAAGTCGAAAGTAGAATCGATTACTTTCGATCATCAACTCGTCGAGAGTCTCCCAGGCATCGCGACTGCCACCTTCAATCAAGCAGGCTATTTGTTACGCTTCTCTCATTCATTTGGTCAGTTACTTGGTATTTCTAATCGTCAATTGGACCGTTTTGATAAGAAGAGCATTTTGCGTCTGATTCATCCAGAAAATTTAGACGCATTTCAAGCTTATTTAGATATCCTTCGTTTTCAACAAACAACCGAACCTCTTGAAATCGAGACTCGTGTCTTGCATTCACAAGATGGTTATCAAGATGTCTTTTGTCGGTGTGCGTATCGTAATCCAGAAGACGGCGAAAATGCCGAAATTACATGCGCCATTTATAATCTTTCCGATCACAAACAATTAGATCAGCAGCTTCATGACGAACGTCATAAGCTTTCCACGTTCCAGCAAGTTGCTACAAGTGCCATATATCGTTTTAATCTATTGGATCAAAAAATCGATTTTTCCACGCAAGGCTTTGAAAATTTATTCAAAGGATTGCTGTCCGAGTATAAAACACGTCCCATCGAATGGTTACAAAACATCGTCGTTTCGGAAGACCAGACGAAACTCGAATCAGCACACGCTAGAATTTTAACCGGTCACGATGTTGAAATCGCATATCGTATCCGTACTAATGATTCATTATTTTGGATTCTTGAGAACCGAACTCCCTTGCGAGACGAGATGAATCGCATCATTGCCTACCAAAGCGTCGTCCAAGACATTACGCAATTAAAACATCAGGAAGAACGTATTTTCCAATTAGCCATGCACGATCCAGTCACTGGACTACCAAACCGTGCACTTGTCCTTGAGCAACTTCAACACTGGATTGATACATATGAATGCTTCAGCGTCTTTACAGTAAGCTATAACTTACTTCGTTCCATCAATCATGATTTTGGTTATAAAATCGGAGATCGTTGGTTAACACAGACTGCAACGCGTCTTTTGAATCATTTATCTAAGGAGACTTACGTCGGTCATTTATATGGAGACGAATACATCGTCTTGCTCCCCCATCTTGTCAGCGAATCTGATATTCAGACCATCTGCCAAACCTTTCTCCGAAGCTCGAAGGAGAAAATAGCAGTGGATTCCTATGAGTGGTATCCTTCGATGACAATCGGTGTTAGCCGTTACCCGGAAGACGCTTCTCAGCCGGACGAATTGATCAAAGCAGCTAACATTGCACTTGGTCGTGCGAATACGAATTCTTACAGCGTCTATTCTTCTACTTACAATATCGAGACGTATAGAAGACACCAACTTCAAAATAGCCTACGTACTGCGATTCGTCGTGATGAGTTGTTTTTAGAATACCAACCTAAAGTAAATGCGTGGTCTGGTATCATCGTTGGTGCGGAAGCACTTGTACGCTGGCAACATCCTGAGTGGGGGCGTATTCCTCCAAACGATTTCATTCCTTTGTCTGAAGAAAGTGATATGCATATCTTGATTGCAGACTGGGTGCTTGAAGAAACCTGTCGTAGTATAAATCAATGGGTACTAGCAGGTCTTCCAGCTGTTCCTGTCTCCATTAATGTCTCTCCAAAGCGCTTGATGTATGGAAACTTCGCTGAGACGGTTAAAGAAACATTGCGTCGATTCGATGTCTCACCTGGAATGCTTGAAATTGAGATTCTTGAAACAGATGTACTCTTTGATAACACAAAAATTCATCAATCATTACAGATGCTGAGTGCTATGGGGATTCGAATTGCACTTGATGACTTTGGAAAAGGTTATTCTTCTATTTCTTATCTACAGCAGTATCCAATCGATACGATCAAAATTGATCGGCAATTCGCTACGTCATTGGCACATGATAAAAAAACACAATCAGTCGTCCGAAGTGTATTATTCATGGCAAATGAATTCGGAATGGATGTCATTGCTGAAGGGGTTGAAACGATGGAGCAGTTGCATTATTTACGCCAGCTAGACTGTACGACGATTCAAGGATATCTGTTTAGTCGCCCTCTCCCGAAAGGAGAGTTTGAATCTGTTCTAAAGGAACGTCAAGTCAGCGCTATTGAGGCGATGAGTGTTACCGCCAACCAATTAACAGTGACTGCTGCAATCACGATTCACCGTTTGAAAGGAAAACAAATTCATGTTGGCTATACGGATATCCTGATTTCCAAAGGGACTTTGCATTCCGTTTCCTTCTATTCATCACTTCATCTTCCAATCAACGAAGAAATTGAACTCGCTTTAAAAATCAACGATCATATTCTGATCATCCAACCAACGCAGGCATTTGAGCTCGAGAATGGACTAACAGAGTATGAATGCAGTTTCATGGATATGAAAGAGTCCCATTATATATTCGAAGCGATGCAAGGACTGAAACAACGCTAA
- a CDS encoding alkaline phosphatase translates to MKLKRIIPIFALSTLSLSTMFSMPEAEAKTKPVKSPEIRNVIFLIGDGMGVSYTSAHRYLKNDPSTPVAEKTAFDQYLVGQQMTYPEDPKENVTDSASAATAMSSGVKTYNAAIAVDNDKSEVKTVLEAAKERGKSTGLVATSEITHATPASFGAHDESRKNMNAIADDYFKERVNGKHKIDVMLGGGKSNFVRPDVDLTKAFKKDGYSYVTDLDQMQADKNKQVLGLFADGGLPKRIDRENSVPSLAQMTNSAIKRLDSNKKGFFLMVEGSQVDWAGHDNDIVGAMSEMEDFERAFKAAIAFAKKDKHTLVVATADHSTGGYSIGADGIYNWFAEPIKAAKKTPDFMAQKIVDGADVRKTLTTYIDQDKLALTDKEIDSVSRAAESKKLLEIDNAIEEIFNERSHTGWTTGGHTGEDVPVYAFGPAKERFAGQVDNTDHAKIIFDLLKSKK, encoded by the coding sequence ATGAAATTAAAACGTATCATCCCGATTTTTGCCTTATCGACACTTTCCCTCAGTACGATGTTCTCAATGCCAGAAGCTGAAGCGAAGACAAAACCTGTTAAATCACCGGAAATCCGGAACGTCATCTTCTTGATCGGCGACGGAATGGGTGTCTCGTATACATCAGCCCATCGTTACTTAAAGAATGACCCATCGACACCGGTCGCTGAAAAAACAGCGTTTGACCAATACCTCGTCGGTCAACAGATGACTTATCCAGAAGATCCGAAAGAAAACGTCACCGATTCCGCTTCCGCAGCAACGGCGATGTCATCTGGCGTAAAGACGTACAATGCAGCGATTGCTGTCGATAACGATAAATCGGAAGTCAAGACCGTCCTCGAAGCGGCAAAAGAACGCGGTAAATCAACAGGACTCGTCGCAACATCTGAAATCACGCATGCGACACCTGCTTCGTTCGGTGCTCATGATGAGAGCCGGAAGAACATGAACGCCATCGCAGACGACTACTTCAAGGAACGCGTCAATGGGAAGCATAAAATCGACGTCATGCTCGGTGGCGGGAAGTCAAACTTCGTCCGTCCGGATGTCGATTTGACGAAAGCGTTCAAAAAAGACGGGTACAGTTACGTCACGGACCTCGATCAAATGCAAGCTGATAAAAATAAACAAGTCCTTGGTCTGTTCGCAGATGGTGGATTACCAAAACGGATCGACCGCGAAAACTCGGTCCCATCGCTTGCTCAAATGACGAACTCTGCCATCAAGCGACTCGACTCGAATAAAAAAGGATTCTTCCTGATGGTCGAAGGAAGTCAAGTCGACTGGGCTGGTCATGATAATGATATCGTCGGCGCCATGAGTGAGATGGAAGACTTCGAGCGGGCATTCAAAGCCGCAATCGCCTTTGCGAAGAAGGATAAACATACACTCGTCGTCGCAACGGCTGACCACTCAACAGGCGGATACTCGATCGGTGCGGATGGCATCTATAACTGGTTCGCTGAACCGATCAAAGCAGCAAAGAAAACACCTGACTTCATGGCGCAAAAAATCGTTGATGGTGCGGACGTCCGCAAGACGTTGACGACGTATATCGATCAAGACAAACTCGCCTTAACGGACAAAGAAATCGATAGCGTCTCCCGCGCTGCTGAATCGAAGAAATTACTCGAGATTGATAATGCGATCGAAGAAATCTTCAACGAACGCTCGCATACAGGCTGGACGACAGGTGGACATACAGGTGAAGACGTACCCGTCTATGCGTTCGGTCCTGCCAAGGAACGTTTCGCGGGACAAGTCGACAACACGGATCACGCGAAAATCATCTTTGATCTCTTGAAATCGAAAAAATAA
- a CDS encoding DUF4352 domain-containing protein → MKQILATLMLGTVLAGCGTSASQDTPKEPSSAKQEQPVSLEKTSAYVPNPQIPDDRELTKIDQTVTDDKGDLTLKQFKRVNETQKIGPIEMTIEEVKVFHARPSYGMIDFFHGFTHDESFDLIKTRVTIKNTSDEPVTFNPVAHFKLDAATEKTLEDDVYLESLAKTYAPSESRSGNFGFILERPVDSIELLTSDVLDEKQDVLKKGTTFSTSLR, encoded by the coding sequence ATGAAACAGATACTTGCTACTTTGATGCTCGGGACGGTGCTCGCAGGTTGTGGCACTTCCGCATCACAAGACACGCCGAAAGAACCATCGTCTGCGAAACAGGAGCAGCCGGTATCGCTTGAAAAAACAAGCGCCTATGTTCCGAACCCGCAAATTCCAGACGATCGTGAACTAACAAAAATCGATCAGACCGTCACGGATGATAAGGGTGACCTGACGCTTAAACAATTCAAGCGAGTGAACGAAACGCAAAAGATTGGTCCAATCGAGATGACGATCGAAGAAGTCAAAGTATTTCATGCGCGTCCAAGCTATGGCATGATTGATTTCTTCCATGGTTTCACGCACGATGAATCTTTTGATTTGATCAAGACACGCGTCACGATCAAGAACACAAGTGATGAACCGGTCACGTTCAATCCGGTCGCCCATTTTAAACTCGATGCCGCGACCGAAAAGACACTTGAGGACGACGTCTATCTGGAATCGCTCGCGAAGACGTACGCTCCGTCCGAGTCACGGAGCGGTAACTTCGGCTTCATTTTAGAACGACCGGTTGATTCGATCGAGCTCTTGACGAGTGACGTCCTCGATGAAAAACAAGATGTCCTCAAAAAAGGCACGACGTTTTCGACATCCCTTCGTTGA
- the treR gene encoding trehalose operon repressor: protein MPKYLNIYHELAQRIQEGTLPAETKLPSETKLMQEFEASRGTVRKAIDALQEKGFVRKHQGKGVFVLSQEAIEFQFNGIVSFSEAHRRMGRHTVETDVLSCDVLSASSELASLLHVAEGTDVTRVERIRRIDGERVIRDINHFVTDLVPGLTKSIAAGSIYHYIEETLGRQISYAKRKIEARPATAEDRERLDLHDMTHVIVVTNDTYFYEGQHFERTESRHRLDKFQFTDIARR from the coding sequence ATGCCGAAGTATTTAAACATCTACCATGAGCTCGCGCAACGTATCCAGGAAGGAACGTTACCTGCTGAGACGAAGTTGCCGTCAGAAACGAAGCTGATGCAGGAGTTCGAAGCGAGCCGCGGTACGGTCCGAAAAGCGATTGATGCCCTACAGGAAAAAGGCTTCGTCCGCAAACATCAAGGAAAAGGTGTCTTCGTCTTGTCGCAAGAAGCAATCGAGTTCCAGTTCAATGGTATCGTCAGCTTTTCGGAAGCACATCGCCGGATGGGGCGTCATACTGTTGAGACGGATGTCCTCTCATGCGATGTCCTCTCAGCCTCCTCCGAGCTCGCTTCGCTATTACATGTTGCAGAAGGAACAGACGTGACTCGCGTCGAGCGGATCCGTCGAATTGACGGTGAACGTGTCATTCGTGACATCAATCATTTTGTGACCGATCTCGTACCCGGTTTAACGAAATCTATTGCTGCTGGCTCGATTTATCACTACATCGAGGAGACACTCGGACGCCAAATCAGCTACGCGAAGCGAAAAATCGAGGCTCGTCCTGCGACAGCTGAAGACCGGGAACGACTTGACCTTCACGATATGACCCACGTCATCGTCGTCACGAACGATACGTACTTCTATGAAGGACAGCATTTCGAACGGACCGAATCGCGCCATCGTCTCGATAAGTTTCAGTTCACTGATATTGCCCGTCGTTGA